The Chryseobacterium nakagawai genome has a segment encoding these proteins:
- a CDS encoding T9SS type A sorting domain-containing protein, translating to MTKLKYTLFMFLLLISFFKSQVGDNGYPFLYEKLTSENRITIREEYKDNSGNNLPLLQLKEKIKAFETDGVNNQQIIDEVAGLKDKDYINQNIYGKAIYREINIADDNNRIEYDGRYYYLYKVKSSDAKALQIYFKKYLLPKDSKLFLYAENGFILGEFNDKNNPDPKNKGLEFGTQPIPGNTFYIELSYPVDSNNKPLLVTEKVIHSFTDFYGGVYGTAGNCHKNIACGFTIDNKSRNIKSVGLMLYPIYQWGTNTHKYSASCSGNLMNNTAQNGEPYFLTAAHCIGYEAANNNINWSTELITLFNYEALSCTSNGTDAPAALSNNSVFGCTLLTQSPATSLDYALIKLNTTASALAQYKICYAGWDNNPNAYSVNPTNAYSVHHPQGDVKKISIVQELNPVMSNQPILQSGLFGYYAVPWPTNTSGTFLQNSWRNGIVEKGSSGSPLFNSSDRLIGSLSTGPDPNHFNCNNPDIYSNKWFTYYSRFSNNYYTMSPWLNPNGANVQSIGPYCPSYIQVGAPVIVNPGGGGGTQPTNWEEEPIDINGERVHPANTWGKKIYLRENSGTNTQQDVDANFYYYRSVMSPNKNTFAMSENIYNIRYVNINYYVPKLQLWGIYKIVDCNKIKYIKPAKITMRNPGTIGELDNYTINVVGVTDDRVHILIDERRWVGSNGNNSVYNTYELQSYKIINNELVFENYKTFFYQQQNMGVETYYEFDNDHLMLVANQSSVRKMYSCFYSGQNAGWQIDTNPITNLPSNGYTKMVGDKIFMVVPGQNKMNIYNISSNSAALTLQASLSNPFLSTPGGNGILDPIFVFKRSDNIYNVVYKNTNGVSFFELLQVNLSGNSASSSHITMPADFRYVYGVGSNFIIKGNEIIKLTKVGWTSAATSEYGNHFYQNFIKDASGNWIKDKSFPLKWKDVGAFDNRYIISADDYYGNNLKRRMFSIREVDYVAHSYIRYNDNVFYPAAYHRPKKLDNYYFSAGIVVNGREEFKNLTYPNLNFFLYRSPNFGYDFNANTYDTKTVILDDKTQKLTGYKSVAIHGKYSVVMKPGFSVSATTGVEFTAKAQAPLPADIPACSLTFDDMLNPQITETPDETIYLKQVGVKLGNEPYYGEIVLNGTLANQEIVIDRAVKLYPNPTKDILNIDFNGKKFKTLDVYSLDGKKIITKDLSSLNTIQVNLSQYPAGIYMVTLIDSNGKNYPNKIIKK from the coding sequence ATGACAAAATTAAAATATACTTTATTTATGTTCCTGCTTTTGATTAGTTTTTTCAAAAGCCAAGTAGGAGATAACGGATACCCATTTTTGTATGAAAAATTAACTTCTGAAAACCGTATTACAATCAGAGAAGAATATAAAGACAATTCTGGAAATAACCTTCCTTTGTTACAATTAAAAGAAAAGATTAAAGCTTTTGAAACAGATGGAGTGAATAATCAGCAAATAATAGATGAGGTTGCTGGTTTAAAAGATAAAGATTATATTAATCAAAATATTTATGGTAAAGCTATTTATAGAGAAATTAATATTGCAGATGATAATAATAGGATTGAGTACGATGGAAGATATTATTATTTATATAAGGTTAAGTCGTCAGATGCTAAAGCACTGCAAATCTATTTTAAAAAATATCTTTTGCCGAAAGATAGTAAGCTTTTCCTATATGCAGAAAATGGGTTTATCTTAGGAGAATTTAATGATAAAAATAATCCAGATCCTAAAAACAAAGGATTAGAATTTGGAACACAGCCAATACCAGGAAACACATTTTATATTGAACTTTCTTATCCTGTAGATAGTAATAATAAACCTTTATTAGTTACTGAAAAAGTTATTCATTCCTTTACTGATTTTTATGGTGGAGTTTACGGCACAGCAGGTAATTGTCATAAGAATATAGCGTGTGGATTTACAATTGATAATAAATCAAGAAATATAAAATCTGTTGGTTTAATGCTATATCCAATATATCAATGGGGGACCAATACACATAAATATTCGGCAAGTTGTTCAGGTAACTTAATGAACAATACTGCTCAAAATGGAGAACCTTATTTTTTGACAGCTGCTCATTGTATAGGATATGAAGCCGCTAATAATAATATCAATTGGAGTACAGAATTAATTACTTTATTTAACTATGAAGCATTAAGCTGTACAAGTAATGGAACAGATGCTCCAGCTGCATTATCCAATAATTCAGTTTTCGGATGTACCTTGTTAACGCAAAGCCCAGCAACTTCTTTAGATTATGCCTTAATAAAATTGAATACAACAGCGAGTGCCTTAGCTCAATATAAAATTTGTTATGCTGGCTGGGATAACAATCCTAACGCATATTCGGTAAATCCTACGAATGCATATTCGGTACATCATCCCCAGGGAGATGTAAAAAAAATATCTATAGTTCAGGAATTAAATCCTGTGATGAGTAATCAGCCTATACTACAATCAGGATTATTCGGATATTATGCTGTTCCATGGCCAACAAATACATCAGGAACATTCTTACAGAACTCATGGAGAAATGGTATTGTAGAGAAAGGGTCTTCCGGATCTCCATTATTCAATAGTTCCGATAGATTAATAGGATCTTTATCAACAGGTCCTGACCCTAACCATTTTAATTGTAATAATCCGGATATTTATAGTAACAAATGGTTTACTTATTATTCGAGATTTTCTAATAATTATTATACTATGTCTCCATGGCTAAATCCTAACGGAGCAAACGTACAATCTATAGGACCATATTGTCCATCTTATATTCAAGTTGGTGCTCCTGTTATTGTTAATCCGGGAGGTGGAGGAGGAACCCAACCAACAAATTGGGAAGAGGAACCTATTGATATAAACGGAGAAAGAGTTCATCCTGCCAATACGTGGGGGAAAAAAATCTATTTAAGAGAAAATAGCGGGACTAATACACAACAAGACGTAGATGCAAATTTTTATTATTATAGATCAGTCATGTCTCCTAATAAGAATACATTTGCTATGAGCGAAAATATATATAATATTCGCTATGTTAATATAAATTATTATGTACCTAAACTTCAGCTTTGGGGAATATATAAAATAGTTGATTGTAATAAAATTAAGTATATAAAACCTGCAAAAATAACAATGCGAAACCCTGGAACAATTGGTGAGCTAGATAATTATACAATAAATGTTGTAGGAGTTACTGATGATAGAGTTCATATTCTTATTGACGAAAGAAGATGGGTTGGAAGTAATGGAAATAATTCTGTTTATAATACTTATGAACTTCAATCTTATAAAATTATAAATAACGAACTTGTATTTGAAAATTATAAAACGTTTTTTTATCAACAACAAAATATGGGTGTTGAGACCTATTATGAATTTGATAATGATCATTTAATGTTGGTAGCAAATCAAAGTTCAGTCAGAAAGATGTATTCATGTTTTTATAGTGGACAGAACGCTGGTTGGCAGATAGATACAAACCCAATAACCAATTTGCCTTCTAATGGGTATACAAAAATGGTTGGGGATAAAATTTTTATGGTTGTGCCAGGGCAGAATAAAATGAATATTTATAACATTTCTTCGAACTCTGCTGCTCTTACATTGCAGGCATCATTATCAAATCCTTTTTTATCAACCCCTGGTGGAAATGGTATTTTGGATCCGATCTTTGTATTTAAAAGATCAGATAATATATATAATGTTGTCTATAAAAATACGAATGGTGTTAGTTTTTTTGAACTTTTACAGGTGAATTTATCTGGTAATTCAGCCAGTTCTTCCCACATTACGATGCCTGCCGACTTTAGATATGTATATGGTGTAGGGTCTAATTTTATTATAAAAGGTAATGAAATTATTAAGTTAACTAAAGTGGGATGGACATCAGCTGCGACAAGTGAATATGGAAATCACTTCTATCAGAATTTTATAAAAGATGCTAGTGGAAATTGGATAAAAGATAAAAGTTTTCCACTTAAATGGAAAGATGTTGGAGCATTTGACAACCGATATATAATCAGCGCTGATGATTATTATGGTAATAATCTAAAACGTAGAATGTTTAGTATAAGAGAAGTTGATTATGTAGCACATTCTTATATTAGATATAATGATAATGTATTTTATCCAGCAGCTTATCATCGTCCAAAAAAGCTGGATAATTATTATTTTAGTGCGGGTATTGTTGTTAATGGAAGAGAAGAATTTAAAAACCTAACATATCCAAATCTGAACTTCTTTCTATACAGATCTCCTAACTTTGGATATGATTTTAATGCCAATACATACGATACCAAAACAGTAATTTTGGATGATAAAACACAGAAATTGACGGGGTACAAGAGTGTGGCTATACACGGGAAATATTCTGTTGTAATGAAACCTGGCTTTAGTGTTTCTGCTACAACCGGCGTAGAATTTACGGCAAAAGCACAAGCTCCTTTGCCAGCAGATATTCCTGCATGTTCTCTTACTTTTGATGATATGCTTAATCCTCAGATAACAGAAACACCTGATGAAACAATCTATCTTAAACAGGTCGGCGTGAAATTAGGAAATGAACCTTATTACGGAGAAATTGTACTTAATGGTACCCTTGCAAACCAGGAAATTGTTATTGACAGGGCCGTGAAGCTCTATCCAAACCCTACCAAAGATATATTGAATATAGACTTTAATGGGAAAAAGTTCAAAACATTAGACGTATATTCATTAGATGGTAAGAAAATTATAACAAAAGATTTATCATCCTTGAATACTATTCAGGTTAACTTATCTCAATATCCTGCCGGGATTTATATGGTAACCCTCATAGATTCAAACGGAAAGAATTATCCAAATAAGATTATTAAAAAATAA
- the gcvH gene encoding glycine cleavage system protein GcvH, with the protein MNTPSELKYTKDHEWIKIEGNVATIGITDFAQGELGDIVYVDVDTVDDDLNGGDVFGSVEAVKTVSDLFLPIAGKVIEFNSELEDQPELLNTDPYGDGWIIKLEVAAGADLSELLSADDYKAIIG; encoded by the coding sequence ATGAACACACCATCAGAATTAAAGTACACTAAAGATCACGAATGGATCAAGATTGAAGGTAATGTAGCTACCATTGGTATTACAGACTTTGCTCAGGGAGAACTTGGAGACATCGTTTATGTAGATGTAGATACAGTAGATGATGATCTTAATGGCGGAGACGTTTTCGGAAGTGTAGAAGCTGTAAAAACTGTTTCAGACTTATTCTTACCTATTGCAGGGAAGGTTATCGAATTCAACTCAGAACTAGAAGACCAGCCGGAATTGTTAAATACAGATCCTTATGGAGATGGATGGATTATCAAATTAGAAGTGGCTGCTGGGGCAGATCTTTCTGAATTACTTTCTGCAGACGATTACAAAGCAATCATTGGATAA
- a CDS encoding VanZ family protein: MDKISKIFSKILPIYWAFLTYMLLKPGEENQEYWFMFSGIDKVLHLSIFAALGFSFIAAFPRIKFSYFFQIILIYAFLTEILQEEMGLGRSMETLDIVADTVGCLIGYFTYKFLIKRFF, translated from the coding sequence TTGGATAAAATTTCAAAAATATTTAGTAAGATATTGCCCATTTATTGGGCATTTCTTACTTATATGCTTCTCAAACCAGGAGAAGAGAACCAAGAATATTGGTTCATGTTCAGCGGTATCGATAAAGTATTGCACCTAAGTATATTTGCTGCTTTAGGATTTTCTTTTATTGCCGCATTTCCTAGAATTAAATTTTCTTACTTTTTTCAGATCATTCTTATATATGCTTTTCTTACAGAGATCCTGCAGGAAGAAATGGGATTGGGAAGATCTATGGAAACACTGGATATCGTTGCAGACACGGTTGGCTGTCTCATTGGCTATTTTACCTATAAGTTTTTAATTAAGCGATTTTTCTAA